Proteins encoded by one window of Deltaproteobacteria bacterium:
- a CDS encoding response regulator, producing the protein MDDALRVLLVDDEESYLETAAKIFRRKGIDVELCSIGRNVVEILRAKKCQVVVLDLKMPGMTGQEVLREIKGSLPSVQVIILTGHATSDDAAVCLTSGAFDFLIKPVEMSHLLDRVNTAYEMWKLSPDS; encoded by the coding sequence GAGCTATCTGGAAACTGCGGCCAAGATTTTCAGGCGCAAGGGGATCGACGTGGAATTGTGTTCCATCGGCAGGAACGTGGTGGAAATTTTGCGCGCCAAGAAGTGCCAGGTGGTCGTGCTCGATCTGAAGATGCCCGGCATGACCGGTCAGGAGGTGCTGCGGGAAATCAAGGGCAGCCTGCCAAGCGTGCAGGTCATCATTCTCACCGGCCACGCCACTTCGGACGATGCCGCCGTCTGCCTGACCAGCGGGGCCTTTGATTTTCTGATCAAGCCGGTGGAGATGAGCCATCTTTTGGACAGGGTCAACACGGCTTATGAGATGTGGAAACTGTCCCCGGACAGTTGA